One window of the Aptenodytes patagonicus chromosome 5, bAptPat1.pri.cur, whole genome shotgun sequence genome contains the following:
- the BORCS7 gene encoding BLOC-1-related complex subunit 7, producing MAAGGAADAQGRFGHSVKGLLTEKVTSCGTDVIALTKQVLKGSRSAELLGQAARNMVMQEDAILHSEDSLRKMAIITTHLQYQQEAIQKNVEQSSNLQDQLSHLLK from the exons atggcggcggggggcgcggcggaCGCGCAGGGGCGCTTCGGCCACTCGGTGAAGGGGCTCCTGACCGAGAAGGTGACGAGCTGCGGCACCGACGTGATCGCCCTCACCAAGCAGGTGCTGAAGGGCTCCCGCAGCGCCGAG CTCCTGGGTCAAGCTGCTAGAAACATGGTGATGCAAGAAGATGCCATCCTGCACTCGGAAGAT AGTTTAAGGAAAATGGCCATAATAACCACTCATCTACAGTACCA GCAAGAAGCAATTCAGAAGAA CGTCGAGCAGTCATCAAACCTACAGGACCAGCTGAGTCACTTGCTGAAATGA
- the AS3MT gene encoding arsenite methyltransferase yields MATLCGEQIHREVQDYYGKELQKLEDLKTNACIASARPLPKAVRDALERVHKEVVARYYGCGLVIPECLTSRRILDLGSGSGRDCYLLSQLVGEGGHVTGIDMTEGQVEVAKKHIPYHMDKFGYRKPNVEFLQGYMEKLGDAGLADESYDIVISNCVINLAPDKRAVLREAYRVLKPGGEMYFSDIYASQRLSEAVRKHRVLWGECLAGALYWKDLYSIAEEVGFSPPCLVTASPITIGDKELEGIIGDCHFVSATFRLFKVPGSSRAGPGQVIYNGGIVGHERELVFDANLTFKEGEVVDVDAEMAAILQSSRFAKEFLIRDGGANAATPQGCCHKQEKICDPFQLLERLAAPVSACCPGGTCGPPGCC; encoded by the exons A TGGCAACCCTCTGCGGAGAGCAGATCCACCGGGAGGTGCAG GATTACTATGGCAAAGAGCTGCAGAAGTTGGAGGACCTGAAAACCAATGCATGCATCGCCTCGGCCAGGCCCCTTCCCAAGGCGGTGAGAGATGCTTTGGAGCGTGTCCACAAGGAGGTGGTGGCCAG GTACTACGGCTGCGGTCTGGTGATCCCTGAGTGCCTGACGTCACGCCGGATCCTGGACctgggcagcggcagcggcagagACTGCTACCTGCTGAGCCAGCTGGTTGGGGAGGGGGGCCACGTCACCGGGATAGACATGACTGAGGGCCAG GTCGAGGTGGCGAAGAAGCACATTCCCTACCACATGGACAAGTTTGGCTACCGAAAGCCAAACGTGGAGTTCCTCCAGGGCTACATGGAGAAGCTGGGTGACGCCGGGCTGGCCGACGAGAGCTATGATATTGTCAT ctccaacTGCGTGATCAACCTTGCCCCTGACAAGAGGGCCGTGCTGCGGGAGGCCTACCGCGTGCTGAAG CCTGGGGGAGAGATGTACTTCAGCGACATCTATGCCAGCCAGCGCCTGAGCGAGGCTGTCCGGAAGCacagggtgctgtggg GGGAGTGCCTGGCGGGAGCCCTGTACTGGAAAGACCTGTACAGCATCGCCGAGGAGGTGGGGTTCAGCCCTCCATGCCTGGTCACCGCCAGCCCCATCACCATCGGCGACAAGGAGCTGGAGGGCATCATCG GCGACTGCCATTTCGTCTCTGCGACTTTCCGTCTGTTCAAGGTGCCGGGtagcagccgggccgggccgggccaggtcATCTACAATGGTGGGATCGTGGGGCACGAGCGAGAGCTGGTGTTTGATGCCAACCTCACCTTCAAG gaaggagaggtggtggatgtggATGCTGAGATGGCCGCGATCTTGCAGAGCTCTAGGTTTGCGAAGGAGTTCCTGATCCGAGATGGCGGGGCCAACGCTGCCACACCGCAGGGATGCTGTCACAAGCAG GAGAAGATCTGTGATCCCTTCCAGCTGCTGGAGCGGCTGGCGGCCCCGGTttctgcctgctgtcccggtgGCACCTGTGGTCCCCCGGGGTGCTGCTGA